The sequence below is a genomic window from Monodelphis domestica isolate mMonDom1 chromosome 2, mMonDom1.pri, whole genome shotgun sequence.
CCTCACTCTGCTTCCCTTCGGGCCAGGCAGGCCATGCCGCCCCAGCAGAGGATGCTGGGAGTGGGCACCTTCAGCCCCCTCGTTTGCACTCTCCAGGCCTGCAGGAGCTGCAGCTCAAGGAGGACCGAGGAAGAGGAGGCTCTGCCCGCCGGCCACCCCCTGTGGCCCCACCGTTGCCACGGCCTCCCCCAGGACCCCCCAGGGATCCCCCTTTTCTGGGCATGATGGTGAGGACCCCCTGATGGGCGGGAAGAGCCCCAGAAAGAAGGGGAGGCAGGAGATGCGAGTCCCCATCCCAGAGCTGCCCCTTCCTAGCCAGCTCCTGCCCTGCTTTGGCCTGTTGCCTCTGTTGGGCGAGATGACCGGAGGGGGGGCCTTCGAGCTCTCTAGTCCGGCAGAGCCTGGGACCCCGCTCCGGAGAACATCCCaggaggcttcctggagaaggcgCCCCACTCTGTTTGCTGCAGGAGACAAGGGGAGCCCCGGCACAGAGCCTCCACCTGCTGGCCCCGGCCGATGTGCTGGGCCCGGCTCCCTACGACCCGGGGTGAGGTGGGCTCCAGGGGGAGGTGCGGGAGGGGTGGCATGGCCGGAGGGTCGCTGCCCTCACGCAGGCCTCCCCCTGGCAGGGCCGGCTTCACCATCTTCTATGACTTCCTGCTGGGCCTGGAGCCGGAGTGGTCGCAGGTGCAGCTGGTGACTGGCCTGGCCAGGAATGGGCAGGAGAGCGGCCCCAGCACCGTCCTCCCCGCCAGGCCCTGCCTGCCTCTGCCCCCCTCCGCAGGGGCCCCCCCGGGCAGCTGTGCCATCCTGGCAGCCAGGCAGCCTGTGCCCAGGTCAGTGGCGGCCCCCAGGGTGGCCCGGGCCCTCGGGCACCTCACCATCCGCCTCACCCAGCGGCTCCTCCTTCCTCTCACCCTCAGGTTGCCACCCTCCCCGGCTGCCAGCCTGGTGGCAGAGCTGCGGGTCTGGGGTCTCTGGGCGGGGGGCCGGGAGCCCCGGGCCCAGGCTTGGAGCAGCCTGCGGCTCTTTGACCGGGAGCAGAGGGTGCTGAGCGGGCGCTGGAGGCTGCCTCTGAGGGTCCTGCCCCGGGAGCCCGGCCTCCAGTCTGGGCAGCTCAACGCCATCCCTCAGGTGTGTTGgggccctggggggggggggaggtgctGGGCCGGGCCTCCGGCTCAGCGGCCTCCCTCCCTGGCTGCCAGGCCGGCAGGACTGAGCTATACCTGAGAATAGCGAACGCCAGAGACGCGGAGACCCAGGCCTTGGCCGCCATAGACCCAGCTCAGGGCCCCGAATACCGCTACATGCCCTCTGTGAGTGGGGGCCGGGCGTCGGGGTCATGCAGTCTGGGTGGAGGCTGCATCAGGCCCCTAACACGTGCTTTCCCACAGGGACCCCCCCACTCTCTGGAGGACAACCGCCAGAACCCCCATTTCCTAGGACCCCCCagcctgctcccctccctctgccTATGGGACGGCTTCAATGACCCTCCCCCCACGGCAGAGTAGCTGCCAGGCTGCTCccagctccttccctccctcaactCTTTCTCCAGCCATCAGGGACCCCGGgaagactggggggggggaggggggggccaCGCGGATGGGACAGCGGGCAGCGGCTGGCACCAACAAGCAGGACGACGACGTGCCCATCAGTCAGTGAAGCCCAGCCAGTGAAGTCACTCGGCACCCCGAGGGAATTCTGGGGGCAGAGGCCGGGGCAGATCGCTGGCAGGGGGGCCCTTTAGCGTGGCACGAAGCGCCccatccacccccccccccaagcgaCAGAGACTGGCCTGACCATCCACACCTCAGGAAGGACGTTTCTATCGAAGCCAGACACTGCCAATGGGCACGTCCAGGTGGCCGGAGGCCTCTTTACTTTCCTTGGAGGGTCCCCAGACCTCTGCTGGCGAAGCAGTGACCACCTGGAGCCTGGCACTGGCCGGCCACATTGTGATTGCCCCCCCCAGCCTCAACGTTCTCTTCCCCCAAATGGGGCAAATCTTAGCTTGTCACCTGGCCCAAAGCCTCTGCTGAGTGGCTTCCCTGAACCGCCCCAAAGGGCTAAATAAGTAGTGAGGCCCCGGCCTGGGAGACAGGCTGCGGTGGAGGCCATCTGGGCCAGGACCCCAGGAACCTACTGGCTCCTTCCCAACCATCAGCCTCACCTCTGCCCCTCCCTCCTGAACTCCTTTTTGGAGTGCTTTTCCCTATGCCAGGGATGCCCTCggaatggggggggggtcctCCCCCAGGAGGCGCCTTTCTTTGGCCCCGTCTGCTTGGACAGGACTTTTCCTGAACCCAGGCTGGCAGAGAGGATTTTCTGGAGGGCATCTGCTGTGCCACTGTGCCAAGGTCAGACACCCAACCAGCCTCTAGGTGCCTCCTCCAGCCCCCTGGGGAGGTGGGTGAGGCCACCCCAGGCTTcacagcctttcccagctgatgGGATTTCCCTTCATGCAAGCCCTCAGGCAGGCAGGTAACCCCCCCAGCCCCGGCCTCCAGGAACCTGATCCCCCCAAAGAGGGCCACGTGTCATGCTTAGCACCCAAAATCCCAGCGCCCAGTCTCATTAGTCTCAGGACAAGGAAGGGTTCACTGTTCTCTAACCCTCAGTGCCTGGCTGAACCTTTTACTCCTCCCTGACTCACCCCAAGGGCTAACCCTGCTTCCCAGACAAAGGGACGGACATTTCTTCAGCCCCTACCAGAGGGGACCAGAAACCACCAGGGCGTCTCTCGCAGAAGCCAGCTGACCCTAGAGTGGTCCGCTTCTCCCCCAGGGGGTGCCTTTTAGAGGCCAACTAGGACATCCCCAAAGGTGGAAAACCTGAGATGGTCCACAGAAGCCCCAGGAGGGCGCTCCAGTCTTTCCAGAACCCCAAAAAGAGCTGAGAGAAATGGGCTGGGAATGGGAGCCTGGGAGCTCCTGGGTCCCTCCTCTGTCCTCTCCGGTGTAAAGTAGGCCAGACCCACGAACACAAGGGGAGTGCAGGCCCGGGGCAGCCCTGAAGGCATGGTCGGCATGTAAAAAACCATCTACACCTCAACCTTTGCGTACAATCTTTATTGAAGTTATACAAAAAGAGTCCCCAAAAGtgaaaaaatacattatataCAAAAGCATCGTCCTTGGAGAGAGAAGGGTCCTCCCGCCTCCCTCTGGGAGGTTCATGCGGTGCTTTGTACGGTGGCAGCTCCTGACTCGGCTGGTGGCTGGTTCTCAGCCTGTGAGGCAGACAGTTGTGTGAGGGAGCATTGTCAGGCCGGGGGGCAGAGGGGTGCAAGCATCCCCCACCTCCCTTGGCCTCTCTATAGCCTTGCTTCTAGGTCAGGGACTAGGGGTGCCCCTACCAGCCCCTGCCTCATCCCTGGCCTACTCACCTCTGCTTCCATATTTTCTGCAGCCTCATTTGTAGTGGGGGCAGCATCACCGCCCCCATCCCCGTCACCACTGCCACCATTGACGGCAGGCTCCTGCTTGGGTTTCTTGGCCTCAGCATCTTTCCGGGGACTTTCTTCTTCTGGTTTCCTCTGAAAACAAAAGGATGAACTTTAGTACTCAGCTCCAAACATGCTTTAAGAAAAGcaggggggcagctggctggttcaatggatggagagccaggcctagagacaggaggcctgggttcagatatggcctcagacacttcccagctgggtgaccctgggcaagtcatttgacccccattgcctaacccttaccactcttctgccttagaaccaatacatggtattgattccaagatggaaggtgaggttttaaaaaattaattttcttatatttaaacaaagaaaaaccccaaagcaTCCCCACCTTCCCTCCCACTTCTACAAGCATGCAATTGCAGATTTCAGGGAGACTGGAGGATGGCCAGCTACCAACCAGGGCTAAACTTGAAAAGGGTCCCAAGTAGCTGAATCACTGGGCTACAACTCGCCCATTCCAGGGCCCCTTCTCTTAGTTCTCACCAAAGCAAGTCTCTTCCAGGCAAAAGAAAACTGTCTTGTACAAGTAATCAGGAAACAAATTCAGACCAAAGAACAGAAGTGCCAAGTTTCCTGGACTCTAGAGCCAGTGCTGTGACGGCTGCCCAGGGACTGCTCTGGGCCTCAGAGCCAGCTTCTGGGGTCAATGGGAGGAACTGACCTTTTTTCTGACCAAATGGGAAATGTCAGTCACACAATTTGAGGACGTTGTAGCAGCACCATCTGTGGATCTTCTAGCTGTGATCTGGAATAAATCAAGTAATGTATCAAGTCTGAGTGAAGCCTGATTTAGCCCACCGTTACCAGCCAGCCACTCCTGGACACTCACCCCTGAGGCTGACGAATTCCCACTGCTTGATGTGAAACCAGAAGCTGCCTGAACCTGTAAAAGAGGAAGCCTTGCTCTGACCCCATTGTCTTGGCCCACCACCTGAGAAACAAGAGGCAGCAGGACACAGTGCCCACTCTCCCTCCTCTACCACCCCTCATGGCCTTTCTAGGAAAGACCAGGCCACTGCATCCCCGGTCAACATCCCCTTCCCTTAGCCGCTTGCCCAAGCCATAGACCCAGAAGCTGACCCCTTATGGCCAGGCTATTCTgttggcactgtgctaggcacacCTAGGCCTAGGTCCTGAATGCAGAGGTCAGTCAAGGAGGGATAACTGTGATGAATATATGTCATGGACCCAACAGGAGATGCAAGGGAAAAGGACATCATGGGATGGGATAGGAACAACCCCCAACTCCACCTCAGAGAAAGTGAAGTatgaagggaggcaggaaggcaTGAGGCTCAGCGGAGAAGCCAATGGCCTACCAGGGTGGCCTTCAGAGCCAATTCGGCGACATTCCCACTGCTCTGTGACTCCTTGGCATCTTCAATCTTTTCTTTAATCTCCGGGAGCAGTTCCTTGAGCTCCTCAATCTCCTTCTCATCTTCAGCAGAAGGGGCCTCCGCTGCCTTTATCCTCTCGTTCAGCATGGCTGCAAACACATGCATGGGCCCTTTGCTGAGCAGGCGCCCTTCCCCACCCACAGAACTGACAGGTCTCCCGGCAGGGGAGGGGGGCACTCACCCAGCCTCTTCTCAATGACATCCACAGACTTGGTGAACTGAGACACTGCCTCGCCATACTGACTGTTGTAGGAATAGGCCAGGCCCAGCTGGTAATGGGTCTCAGCCAGCAGTCGGTCATGGGCCTCAAGGTAATTCTGCTGAAGGGCAAGGCAGGCCTGGAATTCTTCTATGGCCTGGCTGTAATTTTCTGTAGAACAGGGGATAAtccaaagaggaaaattataGGGTGACAATATATGAATTAAATGGACAGACACTGTAGGCTCAAGCCACAGTTCAGTGCCATCATGCCCCTtgttctccatgcctggctccCACCTCtactgacagatgaagaaaccaaagttcTAAGGGCCAGTGGCTTagcctctcccaccccacccccgttTGAGGCTCAAGGTGGGTCTCCCAAGAGT
It includes:
- the NASP gene encoding nuclear autoantigenic sperm protein isoform X6, with protein sequence MAAEPAAIAELDPADKREEEAPAPSTSTEKTDSLDVDSESKKLLGLGQKHLVMGDIPAAVNAFQEAASLLGKKYGETANECGEAFFYYGKSLLELARMENGVLGNALDGVPVDEDGEKAEDESMVESSDNVDETEGSEEDDKENDREAEEPGNDSKLENKSVQENEDEDIGNLELAWDMLDLAKIIFKRQETKEAQLNAAQAHLKLGEVSIESENYSQAIEEFQACLALQQNYLEAHDRLLAETHYQLGLAYSYNSQYGEAVSQFTKSVDVIEKRLAMLNERIKAAEAPSAEDEKEIEELKELLPEIKEKIEDAKESQSSGNVAELALKATLVQAASGFTSSSGNSSASGITARRSTDGAATTSSNCVTDISHLVRKKRKPEEESPRKDAEAKKPKQEPAVNGGSGDGDGGGDAAPTTNEAAENMEAEAENQPPAESGAATVQSTA
- the CCDC17 gene encoding coiled-coil domain-containing protein 17 isoform X1; amino-acid sequence: MASGPPGAPGPFLCPACDMVFPTGTLRDSHAQRFCIGHLTPEKSPARPAASLPLDMDAQGGPAEASGATLKKLTDEVQRLRMSLHGMSRPQKAAAAPRARLEEAHAWRLAEIGAQARSLEKLRAGTAGPGRGTWAPLGAPGQPPSPAEIGQQLSSLAGGTGVLGQLMLAIEAQEERTRQALDALGDRVERLQARAEPGLPPGSNKNEGALPGLADLPASPQSLMSEIWALHTSYLQAGGRDPRVLAGIGELYLEAALVEGRPRQKRKARAGPPPPDSQLQTLEVMNGQLEAEILALQIQRGARRAPHGLQELQLKEDRGRGGSARRPPPVAPPLPRPPPGPPRDPPFLGMMETRGAPAQSLHLLAPADVLGPAPYDPGAGFTIFYDFLLGLEPEWSQVQLVTGLARNGQESGPSTVLPARPCLPLPPSAGAPPGSCAILAARQPVPRLPPSPAASLVAELRVWGLWAGGREPRAQAWSSLRLFDREQRVLSGRWRLPLRVLPREPGLQSGQLNAIPQAGRTELYLRIANARDAETQALAAIDPAQGPEYRYMPSVSGGRASGSCSLGGGCIRPLTRAFPQGPPHSLEDNRQNPHFLGPPSLLPSLCLWDGFNDPPPTAE
- the NASP gene encoding nuclear autoantigenic sperm protein isoform X7 → MAAEPAAIAELDPADKREEEAPAPSTSTEKTDSLDVDSESKKLLGLGQKHLVMGDIPAAVNAFQEAASLLMENGVLGNALDGVPVDEDGEKAEDESMVESSDNVDETEGSEEDDKENDREAEEPGNDSKLENKSVQENEDEDIGNLELAWDMLDLAKIIFKRQETKEAQLNAAQAHLKLGEVSIESENYSQAIEEFQACLALQQNYLEAHDRLLAETHYQLGLAYSYNSQYGEAVSQFTKSVDVIEKRLAMLNERIKAAEAPSAEDEKEIEELKELLPEIKEKIEDAKESQSSGNVAELALKATLVQAASGFTSSSGNSSASGITARRSTDGAATTSSNCVTDISHLVRKKRKPEEESPRKDAEAKKPKQEPAVNGGSGDGDGGGDAAPTTNEAAENMEAEAENQPPAESGAATVQSTA
- the CCDC17 gene encoding coiled-coil domain-containing protein 17 isoform X2, with translation MASGPPGAPGPFLCPACDMVFPTGTLRDSHAQRFCIGHLTPEKSPARPAASLPLDMDAQGGPAEASGATLKKLTDEVQRLRMSLHGMSRPQKAAAAPRARLEEAHAWRLAEIGAQARSLEKLRAEIGQQLSSLAGGTGVLGQLMLAIEAQEERTRQALDALGDRVERLQARAEPGLPPGSNKNEGALPGLADLPASPQSLMSEIWALHTSYLQAGGRDPRVLAGIGELYLEAALVEGRPRQKRKARAGPPPPDSQLQTLEVMNGQLEAEILALQIQRGARRAPHGLQELQLKEDRGRGGSARRPPPVAPPLPRPPPGPPRDPPFLGMMETRGAPAQSLHLLAPADVLGPAPYDPGAGFTIFYDFLLGLEPEWSQVQLVTGLARNGQESGPSTVLPARPCLPLPPSAGAPPGSCAILAARQPVPRLPPSPAASLVAELRVWGLWAGGREPRAQAWSSLRLFDREQRVLSGRWRLPLRVLPREPGLQSGQLNAIPQAGRTELYLRIANARDAETQALAAIDPAQGPEYRYMPSVSGGRASGSCSLGGGCIRPLTRAFPQGPPHSLEDNRQNPHFLGPPSLLPSLCLWDGFNDPPPTAE